One Misgurnus anguillicaudatus chromosome 5, ASM2758022v2, whole genome shotgun sequence genomic window, TACGTTGCCAGTACTTTACGCTTACAttcctgtaaatgttttatgaaccttttttcctcatttttgcTATACACTCTGCACACATACATTTGAACAGACCAGtttagaccagcataattttTCAAGATGGGATATGATGGTTGCTGTCAATTTGGTGCTGGAACCAgcatagggtggccattcatgcaagttccgccggacacgtcccgaacatgttttcgggttcgttatCCGGAAGTctcgttggtcgaccgcatacgttatcaaggtttaatatttcgagtttaatttcagaaaagcaaccgttacatttcaaggtaagaatgaaactacaatgattgcatgtcttaaagcaacactatgtagttttttacctttaaataatgtctctaaaattatttcagtgatagaacaacttttaactggacaaattgtactgttgctgcaacctgagcagcctcctagatgctacaagcacactctgaaagtggcggtggagggtagagcacacagccctgcccctccccctgcctgcagaagagtgtctgataccaggcactgttgcacttttcaaccacatgggggagctgtaagtcatttttacatggaaactacatagagttgctttaaaagaaataaatcttaattttctaatgtattttaactgaaatgtgagaacctcgatgacgtatgcggtcgagcaacgcgacctcccgagaacgcacccgaaaacACGCTCAGGACgcgtccggcggaactggcacgaatggccaccctaaacCAGCATGACCAAGTTGTGCTCCAGGGTAAATTGTGCATGGTTATACATTGACTTCTAATAGGTTTTCctaaaatttaaaaacaaagcaaacctcTGCTGAGCAGCTGTAAGTTGCGTCCCTCTTCTTGTACTTGTAATTGTAGGACTTGCTGGAGAAGCTCTTGTCTCAGGGTCTCTTGAACCAAACCCATCCTCTCTAACTTCTCACCATTCAGTCTCAAGAGAGCACGACCTGAAAGAGAGAAAGATTTGAATAATCAAATGCTTTTTGGAAACTCAGTCACCGTTCTCTTCCCCTACTTATACAGTTTTGCTAGCAATAAACAAGTCAATAATAACAAGTTTTCCTAAGGTTATTATCACTCTGTTTTCAGTAATCTCTGTGCGTTTTTGGTAACATGCTTGGTAAAATTGCTGCCTGAAGTCACAATCTACCAGGAATTTATTTCCCCACCGTGTTTAACTGCCATTCACAGCAAAGCCCTAAATACTTCAAACCACATAGTTGCAGGAAAACAATTTTCATCGATTTACTGCATAAATTTACTGCTTTCTGTTTGATTCTCTCTGTGACTCAATATTTCAGAAAAATTGTTCAAAAATATTACTTAGCTGACACTGgtgccctttcaaaaagtataattttgcacataaagaggtcatattagtacctcaatgCACCTGCACATAAAtgatacactgttaaaaatacactgtaaaaaacttgttgcacttaaattgtTAAGTTtattcaagttttttttacatcttatttaAACTTTCTTTACTAGATCGAAGCTGCtagaaattataaaaaataagttgAAAGTTATTTCAgcttaattttttataatttatagcaagtcctcactagtcaagaaagtggaaattaattttaaattaattaataaaatttatGTGCAACAACTAATTTTTAcattgtacatattaggacctttttaaagagcaccaattatctgattcacgattttacattttctttggtgtgtaagtgtgtattatttagggatgctccgatcaatgccgatctccactaaaaatacgtggccgatcactattctgaatcggacagacgatcttattcacagctatttcatgtactacggcttttgatcagtaagtccttatcgatctaaaaatCACTGTTAATTTTAAACCGTTTAtaacatacatttgaaaaagcaacactcgtcaaacataattattaaacatattctttattatcatgaaaatacctgaaaaggtttgaagaacagcaatataaatatatccttaagacattttTTGAGCTGCGAGTcgtcatagctgcgtgtgtattgttcttcatctacagcgcattttgagtttcgGCACGAGAGCGcaccctggcttttggatgtagcagcatttcgccgtaattcattgagaagcatagcaagcattgtcgggcgatcgatcggagcatccctagtattattacatgttaacgatatgcaaaaggtacaaatcccaaagtaaaccaCGTCGTGAGTTATCGTTTCCATCATAAATCTCCTTTCtttgactacaacaaacacgcaGATTACTTCCTGTGCCTGTTGACGTGGCCacgaccatagatatgtataaaggctagatgtcttacggcggagtctctaacgtcatcacctggtggccatcttacctcagacagctcgctcactctTAGCATTGTGTTTAATGGTTCAGATACTTTCCAGATACTACATTTCTGACTATGatattgtcacgaatttccTCTTTCTTCGTGATCGTTTCATGAATTTCTGTTTGCGTGTAATTgccatgtattggttactcaactgctttttcctattttcaaaccattgtcgcttcggtttagggttagatttggtgtttgcgttaggatgtcaatTTAAAGGTctagtgtgtaatttttagaaggatctcttgacagaaatgtaatataACATACAAAACGACATTTtcatgggtgtataaagacctttttataatgaatcgttatgtttttattaccttagaatgagatgtttttatctacatgcacgagggtccccttacgtggaagtcgccattttgtgccaccacgtTTCTACAGTAGGCCTTAAcggaaaaacatttttgtctctgacgatgacatgtttttccggtggcggctactgtaccttctctatgcgtttcaaaagcgaaggCTGAGCAGTGGgttgagccattggttgcaatttgcaaccctTACCACTAGGTGccattaaaatttacacactgcacctttaagtattggtttatacaattttttctgactgatttttaaaccattgttgcctaGCATTAGGGTtcgagttgggtttggttaaggatgtcattttatgtaaatctaaccctaaaccgaagcgacaatggtaagaaataggacaaaacagttaccAATACATGACAACTACACGTAAACAAAAATTTGTGATACAACCACGagaaaacacggaaattcgtgacaatatcacgaaaaaagaatcaaaaagctatgtgactatatcacaaaatttcgtgagactgggctgaaaataatgtgttttttgcacaataaaccacacaaacacattgtattatcgcaaatacacaaaataacgttgtttttagcaatgtaataggtgctctttaaaaggtactgccccagtgacaatttGGATAATTGTTTTACCTTTTTTTATCTGACAGTGCAGAATCAATGTGTTTGTGATCTTGATAAGTGTCTAAAGAAAAGAGAGGAACAGACAGTCGCATTTGTCCCTATACGTACCTGTAATAGCATGCTGGGAAAAAGCCTCCACGTAGGTCAAGTAATTGTGTGGACAGTGTTTTTTTAGCCATTTACAAACATCCTGTTGAGACCACAGGACCACTGGTCTGGAGAGACACGGCAAGGTGGGGCTGGTATGGTAAACAGAGTAAGATTCGCCTGAACgtaactgagagagagagagagagaacaaaaagcacgaagagagagagagaaataagctgaataaatcaaataaattgcCATTTCACAAAGTGGAATAAACTTGATAAAGTATGATTTGATGTTATGTGGATTTATGGAGCCCTATAAAATGCACGAATGTACAACACTGCTCAATCTAAACTAATCTCTAACATAACATAAAGGCCATATGCAGATGCATTCTTTATTGAGGTTAAGAGTCTCCCTCCCACTAAGACCTGTGgggaaatacttttttttttaaataactgtgTTCCACATCATGCACTGGCTGTGATTAAGATGGATAGTTTCATCTCACACTAtcatctgattggctgacaaaCTGACATGCCCCTGATTCCACAAACTGAGCTATATAAATGAAGGCCATTCTGGAGTGATTAGTATTCGTTCCATTGGCTGCACTACTGGCATAAACCCCAATAACACCCGCCTGACCTTCatcacacacacttacatttaaGCTCAGACTAATAACGCTTATAAAAAAGTCACTAAGTGATCATTTTATTAGAGCCATTTAGAGTTTTGACAGAGATAATGAAACTGAGTTTAGTATGTCTATGACCTACAATTTAATAACATTgtttacagcaaaaaaaaaaggattataaatatttatatgacTTTAAAGAATATCATAAAATCATGAGTACACATGAATGCACAAAGGAGAATCTATAAAACAGAAATTATGACTTCAATTATTAGTTCATCATTAAAATATTGAATCAAACAGACTCTCATTTGTAACCCGGTTGGTGAATCCcagctaaaatattttttgtgatttgctgttttttttacataaaaccaTCCGTttacactttacttgaaggggtgttcacaagactgacatgacacctccACAATCAcaacatgacacgtgtcatgaacatgaaggagattttacgcacgtttatgacaactgttaTTAAGTgtaatttgtttaattatttcgtttttcaatgcaaagatgacattgttttagacgtctttgttatgacaattTGACATAAACCAGTACATCATAACGTTGTAcatcataaatctgtcataaacatgacatagcagaataatgatcaaacttaagaaactacctagctttatgggttattacattaaactgtcatttaaatgtcatgtcatgattatgaaggtgtcatgtcagtctcaTGCACACCGCTTCAAATAAAGTGCCACCAACCACCCTAACATAACATACATAACacaaagaacattctgtaaaatatattcttgatatctttaatattgactgagaagtcaaagattgaaatcattatagcctctttcacacagtaattctggtaaattaccatgaatttatcagaatgaatttaccagtaaatacaaaaatgtgctgttcacacactcagtggcgttccgttattttaccagtaagacatcattcacacatcagtatcaaaataccggtaaattcgttgagaaagcggaagtacctgtagcacgcggcgggctcagtgttgtatttgtaaacaatccacgtcgttcatatccacggtccgtattttgctgttttcacgtctgtgaagttgctcatgaccaaacaacattgaatgagacgacgtcaaaccgaaaatgcgtttttaacaacactaccgtttgcacattaggcttcacagagggcgtgctaaggacgtcgtcaattcggcggtaagctgttttaaacaacttttgtgaagaaatgtggacgtaaacttcacgtgtgctcaactttcaagcagcatgtgtgtggaaacgtccgtaaacagtgcaggggtaaacgcgtcatctgtattaaagcgctatgattggcccgaagctgtcagcacggtctgacgtcatccgttctaaatgccggtaatcctataattttcgttcacacatagcgcttaccggtaaattactggtaatcttacaacctgtcttactggtaaattgggagcactgatttaccggaaatgttctgttcacacatgatctgttaactgcaatttaccagtaaattaccagtaaagactgtatgtgtgaaagggaatAATGATGGATATCAAACTTTGATAGGTTACTCCTTTTCttacaattattttataatgACATTATGAGAATTCATTTTAcaaacagggtcacattttgtacaatcattcatttaatttttttatataacgaAACCAGATGGTCATAAATTCTCCCCTCGTCTTGCtcacacttttttcattttcaaataCTGATACTTTAACACCATACTCTATAACTGCTCTGATTCTCATTAAATGGAAAAGATACTCAAacagtacacctttgcacctaaagagttcatagtagtaccttaaagggacaccccactttttttgaaaatatgttaatttccagctcccctagagttaaacatttgatttttacctttttggaatccatttagctgatctctgggtctggcactaccacttttagcatagcttagcataatccattgaatctgattagaccattagcattgtgctaaaaaataaccaataatcCAAAACTTTTCTgttgttacattgtgtactaagacagacagaaaattaaaagttgccatTTTCTAGACCGATATGCCTAGGAAccatactctcattctggcgcaaCAACCAAAGACCCCGCCGccgcaacatggctgcaggatgTGCAGTGATACCACGccgcagccgaaaatagtccccttattaactttcaatggcaggggactattttggggcactgcataatatcattgcgcctcctgcagccatgttacagcagcaaagtccttgattattatgccagaatgacaGTACAGTTTccagccatatcggcctagactttttaaaagtggagtgtcccttcaaAGGTACATAGTAGGGCCCTTTTAAAGAGTTTTGCCTCAGAGACAGCTTGGGCATTTGGACAATTTTTTCTGCCAGTGTATAAGACAAAAATTTTGGAAAACACTGTCATGAAACATGTTATCAGCTCAGTTTTATTGTCTGTGCTCTGcatattttcttttctttgctGTTCTGATTCATTACTATAGTCATTTATCCTTCCAAAATCACTCACTCATTTGCTCACTCTTCCCTctatttgttttgcttttctagACCATTGCCACCATCTGTCCCCCATCCCTCAAGTTTATTCTTAATTTTCTTTCTCCTTCACAGTTTCGtccccatctctctctctctctctctctctctctctccctcaggcAACTTTTCTACTTTATTTCTCTGCTGCGTTTGCCCTTGAGGGCGCAGAGGAAATCTTCTGCAACTGCAGAAAAATCGCACACACGCATTGTTGCACAtgcacatacatgtataaaagCGTGCACATAATATAAACCGAATCAGTGAGCATTTACAAAACTGGTTGCCAATGCTCTCTGGAGGGCAAAAGTGCACTGAATGCCCTCCATTGGAGATGAGAACATGAGGCTATCAAGCATGTATCTCTGTTTGAATTCTAAGTGTCAACCAAGGA contains:
- the samd10a gene encoding sterile alpha motif domain-containing protein 10a; this translates as MAVDAASSFTFCRPAVEYRALPEDFKYQLSRCAGGNLTWHEGHSRKTAGGRMVKLLQQPGTEGAQLRSGESYSVYHTSPTLPCLSRPVVLWSQQDVCKWLKKHCPHNYLTYVEAFSQHAITGRALLRLNGEKLERMGLVQETLRQELLQQVLQLQVQEEGRNLQLLSRGLSENLS